A part of Bartonella quintana genomic DNA contains:
- the rpmA gene encoding 50S ribosomal protein L27: protein MAHKKAGGSSRNGRDSESKRLGVKKFGGETVIAGNIIIRQRGTRWHPGDNVGIGKDHTLFALSNGVVSFQRKANNRSYVSVVSMVEAKE, encoded by the coding sequence ATGGCACATAAAAAAGCTGGTGGTTCCTCGCGTAATGGTCGCGATTCAGAATCGAAACGTCTTGGCGTTAAAAAATTTGGTGGTGAAACCGTTATCGCTGGAAATATTATTATTCGCCAGCGTGGGACGCGCTGGCATCCTGGTGACAATGTCGGCATTGGAAAAGACCATACCCTTTTTGCCCTGTCAAATGGAGTGGTCTCTTTTCAAAGAAAAGCGAATAACCGTTCGTACGTCTCAGTCGTTTCTATGGTGGAGGCAAAAGAGTAA
- the rplU gene encoding 50S ribosomal protein L21 codes for MFAVIKTGGKQYHVVANQVVKVEKVIGNAGDVVEFNDILMVGQEDNAIIGAPVVADALVTAEIIKQARARKVISFKKRRRQNSKCTRGHRQEVTILRILEILTGGLKPKRAVAKPIKEEAAVLKETTKKTKATVSIKKTAKKPSEKKSATQKKAAEISNSKED; via the coding sequence ATGTTCGCAGTCATTAAAACTGGTGGTAAGCAATACCATGTTGTTGCTAACCAGGTGGTGAAAGTTGAAAAAGTTATTGGTAATGCCGGTGATGTTGTTGAATTCAATGATATATTGATGGTTGGGCAAGAGGATAATGCGATTATTGGTGCACCCGTTGTTGCCGATGCTTTGGTTACGGCTGAGATTATAAAGCAGGCACGTGCGCGTAAGGTTATCTCATTTAAGAAGCGCCGTCGTCAAAATTCGAAATGCACTCGTGGTCATCGTCAAGAAGTGACAATACTTCGTATTTTAGAAATTTTAACAGGTGGTTTAAAGCCTAAAAGAGCAGTTGCAAAGCCAATTAAAGAGGAAGCAGCTGTATTAAAAGAAACGACAAAGAAAACAAAAGCAACTGTTTCTATTAAAAAAACTGCAAAAAAACCTTCTGAAAAAAAGTCCGCAACACAAAAGAAAGCGGCTGAAATTTCGAATAGTAAAGAAGATTAA
- the pgi gene encoding glucose-6-phosphate isomerase translates to MGDSLSIRNEKAFEEALQALRRHATKDGVYDIRRHFVEDEQRFSHFSLRLDDLLFDFSKCGITFKTLQLLDDLAVAANVLGRREAMFSGKAINTTEKRSVLHIALRMPTDEVFMLDGHDLVRDIQDVLAHMERFSEMVRDGSYKGNTGEKIINIVNIGIGGSDLGPAMVTHALKPYHDGPHCHFVSNADTAHISDTLSVLNPATTLFIIASKTFTTVETIANAQVARQWIISHLGEEAVCRHFVAVSSALDKVAEFGIDSSRIFKFWDWVGGRYSIWSAIGLVVMLAIGGQNFRQFLNGAQQMDRHFKIAPLHKNIPIRFALLGFWHRVVCGYASRAIIPYAQRLARFPAYLQQLDMESNGKQVSLDGKTLNFSSGPVVWGDSGTNGQHAFFQLLHQGTDVIPVEFILFIKGHEQDLHPMYDILVANCLAQSKALMKGRSVEDVRRILVKSGIDVHETEKLALHKSFEGNRPSIMLVQDLLTPFTLGRLIALYEHRIFVEGILMNINSFDQWGVEFGKELANELLPILRGENKANNRDSSTLGLLAYIQTRREE, encoded by the coding sequence ATGGGAGATAGTTTATCAATTCGAAATGAAAAAGCTTTTGAGGAAGCTTTGCAAGCTTTAAGAAGGCACGCCACAAAGGATGGCGTTTATGATATTCGTCGACATTTCGTAGAGGATGAACAGCGTTTTTCCCATTTTTCTTTAAGGCTTGATGATCTCCTTTTCGATTTTTCGAAGTGTGGTATAACATTTAAAACCTTGCAACTTCTAGATGATTTGGCTGTTGCAGCGAATGTGCTAGGTAGGCGTGAGGCAATGTTTTCTGGTAAAGCCATTAACACAACGGAGAAGCGTTCAGTTCTTCATATTGCATTACGTATGCCTACTGACGAAGTTTTCATGTTGGATGGTCATGATCTTGTTCGGGATATTCAGGATGTTCTTGCTCATATGGAAAGATTTTCTGAAATGGTGCGCGATGGCAGCTATAAGGGGAACACCGGTGAGAAGATAATCAATATTGTGAACATTGGTATTGGGGGCTCTGATCTTGGACCTGCAATGGTCACACATGCTTTAAAACCTTATCATGATGGTCCGCATTGCCATTTTGTTTCTAATGCTGACACTGCTCATATTTCTGATACTCTCTCTGTTTTGAATCCGGCAACAACGCTGTTTATTATTGCCTCTAAAACTTTTACGACGGTTGAAACAATTGCAAATGCTCAAGTTGCACGTCAATGGATTATTTCACATTTAGGGGAAGAAGCTGTTTGCAGGCATTTTGTTGCTGTTTCAAGTGCGCTTGATAAGGTAGCAGAATTTGGCATAGATTCTTCAAGAATCTTTAAATTTTGGGATTGGGTTGGAGGGCGTTATTCGATTTGGTCGGCCATTGGTCTTGTTGTAATGTTAGCAATAGGCGGTCAGAATTTTCGCCAGTTTCTCAACGGTGCTCAGCAGATGGATCGACATTTTAAGATTGCACCCTTGCATAAAAATATTCCTATTCGATTTGCGCTTTTAGGGTTTTGGCATCGTGTTGTTTGTGGTTATGCATCACGTGCTATTATTCCTTATGCACAGCGTTTAGCGCGCTTTCCAGCTTATTTGCAACAACTTGATATGGAATCAAATGGTAAGCAGGTTTCTTTGGATGGAAAAACGTTAAATTTTTCAAGTGGTCCGGTTGTTTGGGGTGATTCAGGGACAAACGGGCAACATGCTTTTTTTCAGCTTTTGCATCAAGGAACAGATGTTATTCCTGTGGAATTTATTTTATTTATAAAAGGGCATGAGCAAGATTTACATCCTATGTATGATATATTGGTAGCAAACTGTTTAGCGCAATCAAAAGCCTTGATGAAGGGACGTAGTGTTGAAGATGTTCGGCGTATTCTCGTAAAAAGTGGAATTGATGTGCATGAGACAGAGAAACTAGCACTTCATAAAAGTTTTGAGGGAAATCGTCCCAGTATTATGCTAGTTCAGGATTTATTGACACCTTTTACGCTCGGCCGTCTCATTGCACTTTATGAGCATCGTATTTTTGTCGAAGGTATTTTGATGAATATTAATTCATTTGATCAATGGGGCGTTGAATTTGGTAAAGAATTAGCAAATGAATTGTTACCAATTCTGCGTGGAGAAAACAAAGCGAATAATCGCGATAGCTCCACATTAGGGTTGTTGGCATATATTCAGACAAGACGTGAAGAATAA
- the ptsP gene encoding phosphoenolpyruvate--protein phosphotransferase produces MNTGFNEIEILSIRSVKLAAAFDHKNDAIHAAAELLVQIGAVDKCYLASMLKREAVTNTWLGNGIAIPHGMVENRDLIIRDAVAVVQIPAGVEWRDGNKARLVIAIAACPDRYIEICKKLMRLLFNKEQLEALSTTADRQQIVTTLFGQDQDTESGRTFIGDLSVCQEWTLDYPSGLHARPASLWVDFAKKAQSSIRVRRGQYAVEMKNLVGLLQLGAKNGDVLIFSTDALEGAQLLEEAISVVKKVSISEKCVIREMEAQTKTFHSWYPRSGQRGLSGIGVSPGLALGKIFVLRQNDISITDQPTGFVAGTVCLENALTKTKHKMASIIDDITARMGADSAAIFSAQMVLLEDENLIAQACRFMAEGHGVAWSWDRAVRQFADMLSKVDNPLLAARAVNLVDVGRRVLGEINPSYRSFFLNDIPPEVILVTDDLSPSDVAQLDCTKVHGLATAWGGPLSHTAILARTLGIPMVVAAGVDVLAIERDIQAIIDGDNGFIYLHPTLEDMEEAQKQMSIVAQKRDSGVCACRLPVQTTDGQRIRIMANVNYANQVPVALDLGAEGVGLMRTEFLFIDSPNIPDEDAQLDVYRAMIAAVGGDKPLIIRALDIGGDKQVTHLHLSKENNPFLGVRGTRLLLRRRDLLVPQLRALYRAAKEGGDLWILFPMVMSVSEIFAMKKIAEEIQNDIGAPKLKFGIMIEVPAAAIMADILSAHVDFFSIGTNDLTQYTMAVDRQNPHLVSEADSLDPAVLRMINYTIQGAAKHKCWVSVCGGMAGDPFAAMILTGLGIHELSMISCDISSVKACLQAHSFEDMKILAKKALQCETAGAVRALRNDI; encoded by the coding sequence ATGAATACAGGTTTTAATGAGATAGAAATCTTATCGATAAGATCTGTAAAACTTGCAGCTGCTTTTGATCATAAAAATGATGCGATTCACGCTGCAGCTGAATTGCTTGTGCAGATTGGCGCAGTTGACAAATGTTATTTAGCTAGCATGCTGAAACGCGAAGCAGTAACGAATACTTGGCTTGGGAATGGTATAGCAATTCCCCATGGAATGGTTGAAAATCGTGATTTGATTATCAGAGATGCTGTTGCTGTTGTACAGATTCCTGCTGGTGTTGAGTGGCGGGATGGAAATAAAGCACGTTTGGTCATTGCCATTGCAGCTTGCCCAGATCGCTATATAGAGATTTGCAAAAAATTGATGCGTCTTTTATTTAATAAAGAGCAACTTGAAGCACTTTCAACAACTGCGGACAGACAGCAGATTGTTACAACACTGTTTGGTCAAGATCAAGATACGGAGAGCGGGAGGACTTTTATTGGTGACCTTTCAGTATGTCAGGAATGGACTTTAGATTATCCAAGTGGTCTTCATGCGCGACCAGCTTCTCTTTGGGTTGACTTTGCAAAAAAAGCTCAGAGCTCTATCAGAGTTCGCCGTGGTCAATATGCCGTTGAAATGAAAAATTTGGTTGGTTTATTACAATTAGGAGCAAAAAACGGTGATGTTCTTATTTTTTCAACGGATGCTTTAGAAGGTGCGCAACTTCTTGAGGAAGCAATTTCTGTTGTGAAAAAAGTGAGCATAAGTGAAAAATGTGTGATAAGAGAAATGGAAGCTCAAACCAAGACTTTTCATAGTTGGTATCCGCGCTCGGGGCAAAGAGGCCTTTCTGGTATTGGGGTAAGTCCAGGGTTAGCTCTTGGTAAGATTTTCGTTTTAAGGCAGAATGACATTTCCATAACGGACCAGCCAACTGGTTTTGTAGCGGGCACGGTATGTCTTGAAAATGCTCTTACAAAAACAAAACATAAAATGGCATCAATTATTGATGATATCACAGCGCGTATGGGGGCGGATTCTGCTGCGATTTTTTCTGCGCAAATGGTTTTGCTTGAAGATGAAAATCTGATAGCTCAAGCTTGTCGTTTTATGGCAGAAGGTCATGGTGTGGCTTGGTCTTGGGATAGAGCAGTTCGGCAGTTTGCAGATATGCTTTCTAAGGTAGATAATCCTTTATTAGCAGCACGTGCTGTTAATTTAGTTGATGTTGGTCGTCGTGTTCTAGGCGAAATCAATCCATCGTATAGATCATTCTTTTTAAATGATATCCCACCTGAGGTTATTCTTGTTACAGATGATTTATCTCCTTCTGATGTAGCTCAGCTTGATTGTACAAAAGTGCACGGATTAGCAACAGCATGGGGAGGGCCACTGTCTCATACAGCTATTCTAGCACGCACTCTTGGTATTCCAATGGTTGTTGCTGCGGGTGTTGATGTTTTAGCAATTGAACGTGATATTCAGGCCATCATTGATGGTGATAACGGGTTTATATATCTTCATCCTACTCTTGAAGATATGGAAGAAGCTCAAAAACAGATGAGCATTGTTGCGCAAAAGCGTGATAGTGGGGTATGCGCGTGTAGATTACCAGTGCAAACGACAGATGGTCAAAGAATTCGTATCATGGCTAATGTCAATTACGCAAATCAGGTTCCTGTTGCACTTGATTTGGGAGCCGAAGGTGTTGGACTCATGCGTACAGAGTTTTTGTTTATAGATAGTCCAAACATTCCGGATGAAGATGCACAACTTGATGTATATCGAGCGATGATTGCAGCTGTGGGAGGAGATAAGCCATTAATTATTCGTGCGCTCGATATTGGAGGGGATAAACAGGTTACACATTTACATTTATCTAAAGAGAACAATCCCTTTTTAGGTGTTCGGGGAACACGGCTTTTGCTACGTCGACGTGATCTTTTGGTTCCCCAGTTGCGTGCTCTGTATCGAGCAGCAAAAGAGGGGGGTGATCTATGGATTTTATTTCCAATGGTCATGTCTGTTTCAGAGATTTTTGCCATGAAAAAGATCGCAGAAGAAATTCAGAACGATATTGGTGCACCAAAATTGAAATTTGGTATTATGATTGAAGTTCCGGCAGCTGCTATTATGGCAGATATTTTGAGTGCTCATGTTGATTTTTTCTCGATTGGAACTAACGACTTAACTCAGTATACAATGGCTGTTGATCGACAAAATCCTCATCTTGTGTCTGAAGCTGATAGTCTTGATCCAGCGGTTTTGCGTATGATTAACTACACTATCCAGGGTGCAGCAAAACATAAATGTTGGGTTAGTGTGTGTGGCGGTATGGCTGGAGATCCTTTTGCAGCGATGATTTTGACGGGATTAGGGATTCATGAACTTTCCATGATATCTTGTGATATTTCTTCAGTAAAAGCGTGTTTGCAAGCGCATAGTTTTGAAGATATGAAAATTTTAGCAAAAAAAGCGTTACAGTGCGAAACTGCGGGAGCTGTACGTGCCCTTAGAAATGATATTTAG
- a CDS encoding efflux RND transporter permease subunit, translated as MNQEFSTKQPRAQVEQGGIITLFIRRPVFTFVLNAIIVIAGFAAWLNVDVRELPDVDTPVTTIVTAFAGASAETIDREVTKIIEDAVSRVSGVKTISSTSSFGRSRVELHFNVGVDLNVAASDIRDALSRIAYSLPKNADSPLIIKADSNAAAMMYLVVTSSTMNIDDLTMVVDDQIVDALSAVDGVGDVQVDSARTKIFQIDVDQTRLASYGLTVADISRVLADMTTDVPVGSLRNSKQALIVRATARLKTPEAFEQVVLKPHVRLGDVAHVTLSPDVETVILRINGKTGIGLGIVRKAQSNTLNISQGIRTVVDHLKSVIPSSVHISIISDDALFIKSALHEVEVALVIAVLSVILIIFLFLRDFRITLIPALSIPVALIGTIAAIYLVGFSLNILTFLGLVLATGLVVDDAIVVLENIVRWRNMGLGPRAAAVLGTREVFFAVLATTLTLVAVFVPISFLPGQVGGLFREFGFVLAISILLSSIVALTLCPMLASRFLKEYAESNEEGARHFTFLYKLGSFFSKGYAYSLHKCLGRPWTVVFASLVFAGLCVEGYMKLQQELTPAEDRAFIFLVINGPQGISTQYLNEQVEQIETSLQPLRDSGEIVNSYSIAGVGGSPNTAFLILLLSSWDKRLRSQQEIVEDVNAKVRRFPAVFVFAVQGNSLGVRGTGQGLQFAILGNDYTKLQPIADKLVSALRADPHFIGPRLTVDATQPQFFIEINREKASDLGIDITNLGNTLQAMLDGKKIGSVYVDDHAYDVKLTSRKNPINNPHDLENIFLKTKGDQYVPLSVIAYLHEKAIAPQLKREKRMSAIVLSANLAPGVVLGSAYQTVQKIAAPLLSEGNYIVPLGEAATLGETSSNFMIVFGMAFVIILLVLAAQFESFVSGFIIMATVPLAVGCAIISMLLSGVSLNIYSQIGLILLVGVMAKNGILIVEFADQLRDQGKSVREAIEKAANIRLRPVCMTMICAILGGIPLVLAKGAGAEARIALGWVIVGGLGLATIFTLYVTPVVYLFLGRFVRPKSEEATRLIRELS; from the coding sequence ATGAATCAGGAATTTAGCACGAAACAGCCTAGAGCACAGGTGGAGCAAGGTGGTATAATCACCTTATTTATTCGCAGGCCAGTTTTTACCTTTGTTTTGAATGCCATAATCGTAATTGCGGGGTTTGCTGCGTGGCTGAACGTTGATGTACGTGAACTTCCGGATGTTGATACTCCAGTGACAACAATTGTGACAGCTTTTGCTGGAGCATCCGCGGAAACAATTGATCGTGAAGTTACGAAAATTATAGAGGACGCCGTTTCTCGTGTTTCAGGTGTTAAAACAATTTCTTCAACTTCTTCTTTTGGTCGTTCACGTGTGGAGCTTCATTTTAATGTCGGTGTTGATTTAAATGTTGCAGCATCTGACATTCGTGATGCTCTTTCTCGTATTGCTTATTCTTTACCAAAAAATGCGGATTCACCTCTGATCATTAAAGCAGATTCTAACGCTGCTGCGATGATGTATTTGGTTGTAACTTCATCAACGATGAATATTGATGATTTAACAATGGTTGTAGACGATCAAATTGTTGATGCACTTTCTGCCGTTGATGGTGTTGGTGATGTACAGGTTGATAGTGCGCGCACGAAGATTTTTCAAATTGATGTTGATCAAACAAGGCTTGCGAGCTATGGTTTGACCGTGGCGGATATTTCACGTGTTCTTGCTGATATGACAACGGATGTTCCGGTGGGGTCATTGCGCAATTCTAAGCAAGCTTTAATTGTCCGTGCTACTGCGCGTTTAAAAACACCAGAAGCTTTTGAACAAGTTGTTTTAAAACCTCATGTGCGTCTTGGTGATGTTGCGCATGTTACTTTGTCACCTGATGTAGAAACAGTTATTCTTCGTATCAACGGGAAGACAGGAATTGGGTTGGGGATTGTGCGTAAAGCGCAATCTAATACTCTTAATATTTCTCAGGGCATTCGAACGGTTGTCGATCATCTCAAAAGTGTTATTCCTTCTTCTGTGCATATAAGCATTATTAGTGATGATGCACTTTTTATTAAGAGTGCACTTCATGAAGTTGAGGTTGCATTGGTTATTGCTGTTCTCAGTGTTATCTTGATTATTTTTCTTTTTCTGAGAGATTTTCGTATAACGCTCATTCCCGCCTTATCTATTCCTGTGGCTTTAATTGGTACAATTGCTGCCATTTACCTTGTAGGATTTTCGTTGAATATTCTTACATTTTTAGGACTTGTTTTGGCAACGGGGCTTGTGGTAGATGACGCGATTGTTGTTCTTGAAAATATTGTTCGATGGCGCAATATGGGGTTAGGTCCTCGGGCGGCGGCGGTGCTCGGAACACGAGAAGTGTTTTTTGCCGTTTTAGCAACAACATTGACTTTAGTCGCTGTTTTTGTACCTATTTCTTTTCTTCCTGGGCAAGTTGGAGGACTTTTTAGAGAATTTGGTTTTGTGTTGGCAATTTCTATTCTTCTTTCTTCGATTGTTGCTTTAACACTTTGTCCTATGTTGGCCTCACGCTTTCTTAAGGAATATGCTGAGAGTAATGAGGAAGGGGCGCGTCATTTTACTTTTTTGTATAAATTGGGCTCTTTTTTTAGCAAGGGGTATGCGTATAGTCTGCATAAATGTTTGGGAAGACCTTGGACCGTTGTCTTTGCTTCGCTTGTTTTTGCTGGTCTTTGTGTTGAGGGCTATATGAAGTTGCAACAAGAATTGACGCCTGCAGAAGATAGAGCCTTTATCTTTTTGGTTATTAATGGACCACAGGGTATTTCGACACAATATTTGAATGAGCAGGTAGAGCAAATTGAGACGAGTTTACAACCTTTACGTGATTCTGGAGAGATTGTTAACAGTTACTCTATCGCCGGCGTTGGTGGTTCACCCAATACCGCTTTTTTGATTTTGTTGCTTTCATCTTGGGATAAGCGTTTGCGGAGTCAACAAGAGATCGTGGAAGATGTTAATGCAAAGGTTAGACGGTTTCCAGCAGTTTTTGTGTTTGCTGTGCAGGGAAATTCTTTAGGTGTTAGAGGAACCGGTCAAGGATTACAGTTTGCAATTCTTGGAAATGATTATACAAAATTACAGCCAATTGCTGATAAGCTTGTGAGTGCTTTGCGAGCTGACCCGCATTTTATTGGCCCACGGCTTACTGTTGATGCAACGCAACCACAATTTTTTATTGAAATTAATCGAGAAAAAGCCTCTGATTTAGGAATTGATATCACCAATTTGGGCAATACATTACAAGCAATGTTGGATGGGAAAAAAATTGGTTCTGTTTATGTGGATGACCATGCTTATGATGTTAAACTAACATCGCGTAAGAATCCTATTAATAATCCTCATGATTTGGAAAATATTTTTTTAAAAACCAAAGGCGATCAATATGTTCCTTTATCGGTTATTGCGTACTTGCATGAAAAAGCCATTGCGCCTCAATTAAAACGAGAGAAACGCATGAGTGCCATTGTTTTAAGCGCAAATCTTGCTCCAGGTGTCGTTTTAGGGAGCGCTTATCAGACTGTGCAGAAAATCGCTGCTCCTTTGTTGTCAGAGGGAAATTATATTGTTCCTTTGGGGGAAGCCGCTACACTTGGTGAAACATCTTCCAATTTTATGATTGTTTTTGGAATGGCCTTTGTGATTATTCTATTGGTTTTGGCTGCACAATTTGAAAGTTTTGTTTCAGGATTTATTATTATGGCTACTGTCCCATTAGCGGTTGGTTGTGCTATAATTTCTATGCTTTTAAGTGGAGTAAGTCTTAATATTTACAGTCAAATTGGTTTAATTTTGTTGGTTGGGGTTATGGCTAAAAATGGTATTCTTATTGTTGAATTTGCAGACCAGTTACGTGATCAAGGTAAAAGCGTGCGTGAAGCTATAGAAAAAGCAGCAAATATTCGTCTTCGTCCAGTTTGTATGACAATGATTTGTGCTATCTTAGGGGGGATTCCTTTGGTTTTAGCCAAAGGTGCTGGTGCAGAAGCACGTATAGCTTTAGGTTGGGTTATCGTTGGTGGTTTGGGTTTAGCAACTATTTTTACGCTTTATGTCACACCGGTTGTTTATCTCTTTCTTGGTCGTTTTGTGAGACCAAAATCAGAAGAAGCTACACGCTTAATAAGAGAACTCAGCTAA